The region TGCGCGGTCATATGGATGAGTGGGCGGAATTCTATGAGCGCATCGGCAACTTTCGCGAAATACGCCACTTCGACATTGAAGGGAAGTATACGGGACTACTTAGCCGCGCTATGACTTCTCCGTGTGGCAAAATTCGTATCCCGATTAATGAATCACGTGATGATCAATCGCAAGTCGAAGAATTTATTCGTCAATACAACGGTGAGGGGATTCAACATATCGCCTTATCGACCAACAATATCTATCAATCGGTGCAGACGCTGCGTAAATTAGGCATGCGTTTTATGGTGACACCAGAAACTTACTATGACCTGATTGATAAGCGAATTAGCCAACACCAAGAAGATGTCGAGAAGCTCAAGTCACTCAATATTCTCATCGATGGTGATGCGGATAATGACGGTATCCTGTTGCAGATTTTTACCGAGACGGTGATTGGTCCGGTCTTTTTTGAAATTATTCAACGCAAAGGCAACAGTGGATTTGGTGAAGGCAATTTCCGCGCACTGTTTGAATCCATTGAAGAAGATCAGGTCCGCCGTGGGGTGATTAATAATGCCTAACCGAATCTGGTATCCTCATCAAGAAGGCATCTGCTCAAAGCAGGCTCATGCCGACTTTCCCGAGCAGACCTTCGAACGGGAGGCGGGGCGTGATGGATTTTATGGCCCAGCGACCCACTTTCATCATCGTCATGCCCCCACGGGTTGGAGTGAGTGGCAAGGAGAATTGCGTCCAAGGGCATTTGACTTGGCTAAATTGAGTCACTCTGAGCACCGTTCACCTTGGCATGCGCCACTTTTGTTACATAACGCCCAGTGCAAAATACGCTTCTGGCATTTAAATCAATCAATGAATGCGTTAGTGCGTAACGCCGATGGTGATGAGCTTTTGTTTATCCATGCTGGTAGTGGCGCACTGTTTTGCGATTATGGTCATCTGGTCTTTAGCGCTGGTGATTATGTATTAATTCCGCGTGGTACCATCTGGCGCATTGAAGTAGAGCAGCCTCTTGCCATCTTGATGATTGAAAACAGTGGCGGTCGCTTCGGGCTGCCAGAGAAAGGGTTGGTTGGCAGTCACGCGATTTTTGATCCTGCCATATTACGGGTGCCCGCCATTGATGAGGCTTTTCGCCATCAATACAGCGAACATACCACGTTAGTTTATGTCAAACGTGGTGACACGATTTCAACCATCACTTATCCGTTTAATCCTCTCGATGCGGTGGGCTGGCATGGAGATTTGAGCGTGGTGAGTTTGAACTGGCGTGACATTCGCCCACTGATGTCCCACCGTTACCATTTACCTCCCTCGGCGCATACCACCTTTGTTGCAGAGGGTTTCGTTGTCTGTACCTTTGTTCCAAGGCCGGTAGAGTCTGATGCCGGAGCATTAAAAGTGCCGTTTTACCACAGCAACGACGACTATGATGAAGTGCTTTTTTATCATCATGGTCAGTTTTTTAGTCGCGACAATATTCATCCGGGGATGGTGACCTTTCATCCAGCTGGATTTACCCACGGTCCACATCCTAAGGCGTATCACAAAGCTCAAACTGAGCCAGCTACCTTTATTGATGAAGTAGCGGTGATGATCGATACGCGAAATGCACTCAGTTTTACGCCACAAGCTAGGAAAGTTGAATTAGAAGATTATGTGTACAGTTGGCAAGTTCGCTGACTTAAGGAGCACACATGAAACTGGCAACCTTGAAAAACACGCGCCGCGACGGACAGCTCATTGTAGTGAGTCGCGATCTTGCAAGCTATGTGGCGGTCCCCGGTATTGCCCACTCATTACAAGAGGTGATGGATCATTGGGATAAAATGCGACCGGGACTCCAGGAGATTTATCAGAATTTAAATGCGGGTAAACGCCCCGATGCAGGGCGCTTCGATCCTAAAAAATGCCACTCTCCCTTACCAAGGGCCTACCATTGGGCAGATTGCTCTGCCTATGTCCATCATGTTGAGCTTGTTAGAAAAGCTCGGGGCGCACAGATGCCCCCCAGTTTCTGGACCGATCCATTAATCTACCAAGGTGGCAGTGATACTTTTCTTGCTCCGACCGACAATATTCCCTTACGTAACTCAAAGTGGGGTCTTGATTTTGAAGCTGAAATCGCGGTGATTACCGATGACGTGCCTATGGGGTGCACTGTAGAGCAGGCAGCCAAAGCGATTAAGTTGGTGATGCTGGTCAATGATGTCTCCCTGCGTGAGTTGATTCCTGGCGAGATCGCGAAAGGATTTGGTTTTTATCAATCCAAACCTTCATCTTCTTTTAGCCCAGTGGCGGTGACACCGGATGAACTCGGGCCAGCATGGGATGGTAGGCGAGTTATGTTGCCACTCATTAGCACCCTAAATGGTGCGGTGTTTGGTCAGCCTAACGCAGGTACCGATATGACCTTCGATTTTCCTCATTTAATTTGTCATGCAGCGAAAACTCGCGCTTTATGTGCGGGGACGATTCTAGGGTCGGGAACGGTTTCCAATCATCAACCGGAAGATGACAGCAGTTTGGTCGCCAATGGTGGTGTAGGGTACTCCTGCATTGCAGAAAGGCGGATGATTGAGATTTTGCAGCATGGACATGCGAATACCGAGTTTCTTCGCGCAGGCGATCGTATTCGTTTGGAAATGCTGGATACCCAAGGAAAATCGATTTTTGGCGCAATTGACCAACAGGTGGTTGAGGTAAGCTGAAATGGACAAAATTGAGCTATACAGTTATTGGCGTTCTTCTGCTGCCTATCGAGTGCGTATTGCTCTGAACTTAAAGCAGATTGACTACCAACAAAAGGCAGTCAATCTGCTCACAGGTCAAGGGCAACCGATCGAATTTCATCTGCTCAATCCAACAGGGTTAGTGCCCGTCTTTGTGCATAACGACGTGGTATTGAATCAGAGTTTGGCCATCATGCTCTATCTTGAAGAGGCGTTTCCTAAACCCGCGTTACTGCCTAGCGGCAATGATCGTTACCAAGTGATTGCCATGGCGCAGGACATCATCAGTGATATTCATCCACTTAATAACTTGCGAGTATTGCGTTATCTTGCCAATCCCATTGGCGCTACTCAGGAACAAAAAGGGGCTTGGTATCATCATTGGGTACATACGGGATTTAGTGCCTTGGAGAGCCGTTTGGTCGCCTGTGCTGGACATTACGCCTTTGGTGACGCTGTCACTATGCTCGACGTTTGTTTAGTGCCACAAGTGTATAATGCAGAGCGCTTTGATGTGGATATGACTGACTATCCGATCATCTGCCGTATTACGGAAAAGCTACGCCTACACCCCGCCTTTGTACGCGCATTGCCTGAAAATCAACCAGACGCTCAATGATTTAGCGATTATTTCTAAAAAATTGGTGTTAAATCATGACCTGAAACGCATTCAATGGCAGTATACTGCCATTGTGTCTTCAGGCGTTATTTGCCTTTTCAATCGAGTAGTAAGCATGTCTCTGCAGCAGTTAGTGGCGGAATACGGGTATCTAGCCGTCGCCATCGGGACCTTTTTTGAAGGGGAAACCATCTTAGTTTTAGGCGGCTTTGCTGCCCATCGCGGTTATCTGGATCTGTTTTGGGTGATTGTCAGTGCGTTTGCTGGCACTTTGTTTGGCGACCAGCTGTACTATTTTATTGGCCGCGCGAAAGGCAAAAGTGCTATCGACAAAAGACCGAAATGGAAAGCCAAATCCGCACGAGTATTTCACTTATTAAATAAGCACCAAATCTTGCTTATTTTGGGCTTTCGTTTCTTGTACGGTATACGCACGGTGACGCCATTTTTGATTGGCGCAAGTAATGTTCCTCCGCAGCGATTTATTGTGCTTAACGTTATCGGTGCGCTTATCTGGGCAATTGCTGTCGGTGTACTGGGCTATCTGTTTGGCAATACCGTTGAAATATTCCTGCATAATATCAAGCATTACGAGATGACCTTCTTTGCCGCGGTCTGTTTCTGTGGTGTGGTGTTATGGTCTTGGAAACGTTGGAAAAACGTCAATAAATAGCTTTGATGAATATACCCAAATAGCGTTAAAATTGCGCATGACTATATTTAATTTATAAATATCAATAGATTAAATTATGTATGCAATGCTATTTGGGTATAATGCCATAAAGTGCATAGCACAACCTTTCATGAAAGATAAATTCAGTGAATTTATTCTGCGAACAACTCTACACTCCTGTCATAAAAAGTATGATGTCCTACACAGCTTTTTCTACTCCTTAAGGTCTAGAGCTAAAATTTTGTTGTTTTCGCAGCAAAGCGCATATCTTTGATTACACTTATTTATATCCTTACAGGGTGTAAAGAGCGTATGAATAACACAAATCAACAAATCATCGATCAGGAAGTATCTTTTCCTAAAGACATGGAATTGGTATCAACGACAGACGTCCGTGGTTACATCACTTATGCCAACGAAGAGTTTTGTCGTATAGCTGGGTTTACTCTCGAAGAGTTAATGAATAAAAACCACAATATCGTTCGACATCCCTCGATGCCGAAAGAAGCGTTTCAGGATTTGTGGGATCATTTGAAGAAAGAGCAAAACTGGCGAGGCGCGGTTAAAAATCGCTGTAAAGACGGCCGTTATTATTGGGTGGACGCGTTTGTTACGCCCATCTATGAAAACGGTAAATTGGTTGGCTATCAATCGGTGCGTCGTAATCTAACGCCTGCGATACGTAAACGGGCTGAAGTCGCTTACGCCAAACTACTGAATGGTCAACGTGCCATGCCCCTGTTTGATTTCAAAGCATCGACAAAGCTCACTCTAAGTCTTATCGCGAGTATTGTGCTGATATTGGGGACCATTTTTGTTAGTCCTTATTTGTCAGTGCTACTGCCGTTTGTCTACATAGTTTTGTTCTATGGAGACATCATCACCAACTCTCGTTACAACGAGGAGCTCTCTGGGGTGTATGACAGTATTTCTCGTTATATCTACTGCGATCATCCCAAAAATAACGCTGAATTTCACATCCGTATGCAAAAAGGCAAGGTCAAGACCATTGTTGGGCGCACCTTAGACAGTGGGCGTGAACTGCTCAGTAAAGTTAAGCAGATGCAGCAGTTGTCCAAAAACAGTCAGGACAACATCGAAGTTCAGACCGAAGAGCTTGAAAAAATTTCGACGGCGGTCGAAGAGATGGTCGCTACCATTCACGAGGTTGCTCGAAACAGTGCGCAAACGTCGGATCAAGTAAGAAATGCATCACAGCTGTGCCAAATGGTGATGAAGAATATTCACTCTACTGAGACAAAAGTGGTTGATCTGGCCGATGAGGTGAACAATTCAGCAGCAGCTACCGATCTGCTCGCCGAGAAAATCGAGCAGATTGATTCTGTGATGAATGAAATTCAAGGTGTCGCTGAGCAAACCAACTTACTGGCACTTAACGCCGCTATTGAAGCAGCGCGCGCGGGTGAACAGGGACGAGGCTTTGCAGTGGTAGCCGATGAAGTTCGCGCACTGAGTCAACGTACCCACAAAGCGACCGAAGGGATTCAGTCGTCGATGAAAGAAGTGGTTTCCACACTCACCACGTTGAAGAAAACCATGCAAGCGGGAGAAAAAGCCGCACAAAGTTGTGTGGAAGATACCAGCAATACCAAAGCCAGTGTGTCGGATTTATCTGAGGCTGTGCGAATAATCGATGATGCCGCAACCCAGATTTCGACTGCAGCAGAGCAGCAAAGTGTGGTGGCTAAAGAGATTAATGAAAACTTAACCACCATTAAAGATGCCTCTGGCCGCAACTTAAACGATGCCAATAGTGTCTACGAACTGGCTAACGACGTGCAGCGTAAAGCCGACCAATTGGCCAACTTAGGGATGTCGTTTAAAGCGTAAGCTTCAGTTTTTCAAGCGCTTAAGCAAGTAAACCATCAATCAGGGCGTTCTCCAAGGCGTGTATGACACTGTCGTGGCGGGCGTCCTGATTTTTTATTAAGTAAAGCGTGGAATTGCGCTGCTGTTGCCCGTCGTCAAAAATGGGTTTTAAAACCCCATCTTGCAGATGCTTCTCTATCTCACTCACCGGAATCCAACCGTAACCAAGTTGATTCAAAATGGCATCAATCGCGGAATTAAGCGAGGTAAAAAACCAGGAATCTTGGTAGCGTTGCCCTGCATTAGCGGGTTGTTGCTGGTGGTATTTGTCCACCACTTGAATCATGGGAACGCATTTTAACTGCGCGATACGTAAATCTGCCGGCAGATTAAAAATGGGGTGGTCACGGTGCGCCACCGGAATCACGCTGACATTCAGTACCACGCGCTTTTCGAGGTTAAGGCTATCGGGAGCGCTGATGATATAAAGATCATCTTCCGACTGTTTGAGGAGCATCACCCCTTCATCTCGAACGGTCTCTTTAACGTGCACATGTGTGTTGGGGTATTGCTGGTTAAAGCGCTTCAATCCGGAAAATAACTGCGCCTTAGGGAATAGGCTATCTACCACTAAGCTAATCACCGCACGTTCCCCTTGGGTCAGTGCTTCTGCGCGCGTTTCTAGATCTCGCCACTGATCCAAAATAAACACCGCTTGTTCGAGCAGGACACGACCTTGTTCGGTTAGAACCAGTTTACGCCCTTGTAGATTGAGGATCTCTACACCAAGGCGTTGTTGTAACTGGGTTAACTGATAGCTGATGGCGGGTTGGCTTTTAAATGTTTGCTCGGCTGCTTTGGCAATGCTGCCTTGCTCGACAACTGCTCTTAGCACCTGCCATTGTTCAAGGGTTGTTTTTAACATATTAAACTTTTGGATGTGATTAATCAGATATTGTGAATTTTATATCGAATAATTTGATGTATAGTGACTTCCAACACAAAAACGAAACGAAATAATGAGGGATTTAATATGTTCGATGTAAATGATCTAAGCGGTATCGTTGGTAAACACCTAGTTTATACCTATGACAATGGTTGGAACTATGAATTCTATTTCAAAAACGAAAACACCGCTGACTACCGTATTCACAGCGGCATCGTAGGCAACCGTTGGGTAAAAGACCAACACGTTTACCTCGTTCGCGTAGCAAAAGACGTATACAAAGTGTCATGGACAGAACCTACTGGTACTGACGTAAGTTTGATTGCCAACCTTGCCGATAAAGTGTTCCACGGTACTATCTTCTTCCCACGTTGGGTTATCAACGATCCTAAGAAAACCGTATGTTTCCAAAACGAACACATCGCTCAAATGGAAGCTTACCGCGCAGAAGGTCCAGCATACCCAACTGAAGTGATTGATGAATTTGCAACGATCACATTTGTACGTGATGCAGGCAAAAATAACGAAGAAGTGATCAATTGCCCTGCAAGCGAATTGCCAGCAAACTTCCCAGAAAATCTAAAATAAACATGACATTCTGTTCCTACGCTAACACTGCCTGTCGACGTTAGATTGAAAAATGTTTAATTAAAGAACGTTAGATAAAAACGTGACATAAAAAACGCCAGAGATTTTGATCTCTGGCGTTTTTGTGTCAGTAAGCGCAACCAACCTTATTTAAAAAAGCGGGCAGGATCGTCACTGAAAATACCATCCACTTGATTCAACAGAGAGAATTTCTCTGGTTTATTAACGGTGTAGCACCACACTTGGTAGCCATCGCGATGTAAGTCTGCAATATGGCGTTGGGTTAGCCACTTGTAATTGACGTTACAACTGAACGCGCGGACCTCCTTTAACACACGTCGATCATTTTGAGTTAGGCGTTCGGTCAATACACCTAACTTATAACCGGGGCAGTGTGTGTAGAGTTGGCGAATAATGTCATGACTAAAACTCGATAGCATGATTTTGTCTTTGGGTAACAGACATTGGTCGAGCTGTTCTTTAAGTTGAGAAGCAACCGCTGCGACATCATGACGATCGACTTTTACCTCGATATTAAGACCCAATGAATGCTCTGTGGCTAAAGAGAGTAACTCTGCGAGCGTCATAATCGGTTCATTGGCAAACTTGGGGTCAAACCAAGTGCCAAAATCCCGCTGACGTAACTCTTCTAATGTCATTTCATCAATACGCCCTTGGCCGTCACTGCAACGGTCAATGGTGTGGTCGTGACAAACGACCAAAATATTATCTTTCGTTGGCTGAACATCCACTTCAACCCAGTTCAGGCCTAAATCAATTGCTGCCTGAACACTAACACGGGTATTTTCCGGGAAATGGGCAGCCACTCCCCGGTGACCAACAATAACAAGTGACATGGTTTATTCCTTTTGTTCGTGAGATCGGTCATCCGCGCTGACAATCTCCACACCCTTCGCTTGGCAGAGTTTTTTCAAAGCAACGGTGGGTTTATCAACAAACAGGCGATCGATGTCATTTAGTGTAGCGCTAACTACAGGGGCATAGCGACCGTATTTTGTATGATCTGCGACAAGCCAACATTGTTCACTTTGGCTAATGATCGCGCGGTTTAATGCTGCCTCTTCAGGAGTAAAGTCAAGTAGCTCTCCTTTGGCATTTAAACCGCCCACCCCAAACACGCCAATCTTAATATTAAATTGACGATAAAAATCCGTCGTGATTTCACCCACGGTATCTTGATCTGAGTGGCGCACGGCACCACCAGCGAGGTGCAACGAGATATTGGGATTGTGACTGAGCACCAATGCCGCGTTAAGGTTGTTGGTGATAACGGTGAGTCCCGAATGATCCAACAACGCTTGTGCGACATATTTTGGTGTTGTGCCGATACCCAAAAAAATACTGGTTTGTTCGGGGAGATGATTGACCAATAATTGGGCTATCTGCTGTTTTTGCGCACTGTTTTGCAGTTCACGATTGGAAAATGACAAGTTATCGTTGGGAGTGGGTAAACAGACACCGCCATGTACGCGTTTAAGCAAGCCTAGGTCATTGAGTTCGTTCATGTCCTTGCGGATCGTTTGCACCGAGACATCTAAATGTTGTGCCAAATGGCCGCTGGTGAGAACCCCCTGTGATTGCTGTAATTCTTGTAAGATCTGCTTTTGTCTCGTCGAAAGGCTCACTCTGATTCCTTATTACTACACGAACGGTTCTAACTTGAAACGGATTATGACTGATAGTGGATCATGATAACTGACACTGGCTATGAATCCGTTTGCCTTGCTCGTCAAAGAGATGCAACTGTGCCAGTGGAATCCAAAGGTCAATCTCCTCGCCAATCGGAAGCGTCATTTCTGCTGTCAACGCTACAAATGGCTGCTGTTGCTGCCCATCAACAATGACGCCATGGACTAACTGATTTGGTCCTAATGGTTCAATGACGCTTACTTTAAAACGCAGTTTAAGCGCAGGTTCATCACAGTGTAGCAGGGCTTGTTCAGGGCGAATGCCTAAGGTGATGTTAGGTGAGGTAATCGGGGTTGAAAGTGCTAAGGTTTGTCCCACCACACGCAGCGCGTTGTGTGAAGCTTCGGCGCTAATGAAATTCATCGCGGGGCTACCAATGAAACTGGCGACGAAAGTGGAAGCCGGTTGGTGATAGACCTCTTGGGGCGTACCAATTTGTTCAATACTGCCTTCTTTGAGCACCACAATGCGGTCGGCAAGGGTCATCGCTTCGACTTGGTCGTGGGTGACGTAAACGCTGGTCACATTCAGTTGTCGCTGCAGTTTTTTGATCTCTAAACGCATATGGGAGCGCAGTGCTGCATCAAGGTTTGATAAAGGTTCATCAAACAAAAACAGCTGTGGGTCGCGTACAATTGCTCGGCCCATTGCTACGCGTTGGCGTTGACCGCCAGAAAGTTTTGCTGGCTTACGATCGAGATACGCTTCAATTTTTAGCGTGGCAGCGACAGAGTGAATTTTCTGCTCAATCGTCTCGCGATCAACACCGCGATTTTTCAGACCATAAGCCAAATTTTGGTACACCGTCATGTGTGGATAAAGGGCGTAGTTTTGAAACACCATCGCAATATCGCGCTCGGCAGGTTTCACTTGGTCGACGCGACGTCCATTAAGATAAATCGCACCAGAGTTGATGGTTTCAAGCCCGGCAATCGAACGCAGCAGCGACGATTTACCACATCCCGATGGACCGACTAACACGATGAACTCACCATGTTGGATATCAAGGTTGATGCCTCGCACTGCGCGATGACCATTTTCGTAAGTTTTCACAATATCCTGCAACTTGAGCATGACATTAACCAATGAATCCGAAGTGACGTTTGACTCAAGCACGCTATTATTTTTCACTTTCGACTAATCCTTTTACAAAATAACGTTGGAAAATTGCCACGATAAGTACGGGCGGTAACATGGCGAAGATGATCATGGCAAAGGCATAATCGTAACGGGGCATCTTGGCTTCGCTGATGTTATTGAGCATCTGTTTAATGCCCATAATGATGGTGTAGTAATGTTCGTCAGTGGTGATCATCATCGGCCAAAGGTATTGGTTCCAACCCACGACAAACATGATGATAAAAATGGCCGCCATCATGGTTCGTGATAGGGGTAAAACCATGTCGATGAAAAAGCGAATTGGGCCAGCATTATCTAACTGAGCGGCTTCATAGAGCTCATCAGGTAGGGTCTGATAGAACTGACGAAAGAAAAACGTCGCCGTCGCCGAAGCTATTAAGGGCAAGATTAACCCTGAGTAGTGGTTAAGCATGCCTAATTGGGTGACCACCTCATAGGAAGGGATGATGCGCACTTCCAGTGGCAGTAACAAGGTGACAAAAATCAGCCAGAACCAAGCCGTGGCGTACGGTAAACGAAAGTAGACCAGTGCGTAGGCCGCGATCATCGAAATAATGATTTTACCGATAGCAAAACCCAGGCCCATGATCAGTGAATTGATGATCATGGTTTGCGCCGTGACATCGCCAGCAAAGCCTAACCCTTGTGACCACGCCTCTTTATAAGCTTCAAGCCCTTGTTTACCGATGTCCCATTGCAGTCCATTACTGATAATCGAGTTAGGCTCGTGAGTGGAACTGGCAAAAATGAGCCACACGGGCGCGAGCATAAATAGCACGCCCAAAATCAAGATAAGATGGTCAACCCATTGAATCCGTTTCATGTTTTCTCCTAATAGTGGATGCGTTTTTCTACCACGCGAAACTGTATGGCAGTCAGTAGCAGCACTAAGATCAGTAGCACCACCGATTGCGCGGCACTGCCACCTAAATCCGCACCGATAAAGCCATCTTGATAGACCTTATAAACTAACGAGGTGGTACTTCCGCCTGGGCCACCGCCCGTCATGGTGTCGATAACCCCAAAGGTATCGAAGAAGGCGTAGGTGAGATTGATCACCAGCAGGAAAAAGCCAGTTGGGGCGAGCAGGGGAAAGGTGATGGTCCAAAAGCGGCGCAGATCGCTGGCACAATCCAACATCGACGCTTCACGCACCGCCAGTGAAATGGATTGAAGCCCAGCTAGGAAGTAGACAAAGTTAACCGGAACTTGCTTCCACACGGAAACCAACACCAGCGCAAATAGAGCATCGTTCGGTTTGGTCTGCGCGGAAAAATCCCAGCCGATTGACTGAAGGGCTTGGGTTAAAATGCCAATGCTGGGATCGAACATAAATCCTCCGATAAGCCCAGCTACCGCGGGGGCAACGGCGTACACCCAAGTAAGAGTGGTGCGATATACACTTTGCCCGTGGAGAATTTGGTTGGCCTTGACCGCCAATAGCAACGCAATGGCTAATGAGAAAAACGCCACTAATGCAGCAAAAAGTAGCGTAAAACCAAGCGATTGCAGGTAATCAGGAGAAGAAAACAGGATCAGATAGTTTTCTAATCCGACAAAGTTAGAGGTGAGCCCCCAAGGGTCTTCCAAATGGAAAGACATCACCAGCGCTTCACCTGCTGGGTAGAGGAAAAAAACAGCGATGATGGCGATTTGCGGAAACAGCAGCGCATAAGGAAGTAGGCTGTGTTGAAATTGTTGTCGACGTTGCACAGTGTTGTAGACCTAATGATGACCAACAAAAAAGGGCAACACCCCAAGGTGCTGCCCAAGCGTGTTATTGCACAGTACGTTTAAAGCGGTTAAGTAGCTGTTCGCTCTCTTTTTCCACTTTGTCTAAACTGCTTTTTACGCTGGTTTGACCGGCAAAAATCTTGTCAAATTCGCGATCCATCACGGTACGAATTTGTGGATAGAAGCCAAGATGATAGCCTTTGTTCCATTCACCAGACGCCAAGGTCAGCTGTTTAACTCCCACTTCTGCATCAGGGTTAGCTTGGTAATAACCGGACTTTTGCGTCATTTCATACGCCGCGGTAGTCACTGGCACGTAGCCTGTGGTTTCATGCCAATACATTTGCACTTCTGGACGTGTCAGGTAATGGAAAAACGCCGCAACCCCTTTATCTTCTTGAGCTGAGTGACCATTGAGTGCAAATAGGGCAGCGCCACCGATAAAGGTGTGGTAGCCCCCTTGTTTGGTCAAAGAAGACCAATAAGGCAAGTAAGTGGTCCCCATATCAAATTTCACGCGTGAGCGTAGGCCACCAAATGAACCGGATGAGCCGACCCACATGGCGACTTCTTGTTTTTCAAAGGGCGTTTGGTTGGCATCCCAATCGGTGCCGTAATATTTGAAATAGCCTTTTTGGGCCCACTCTTGCAGCTTGCCAATGTGCATCACCATATCTTTGGAGTTAAACATCAACTTACTGGAGAGACCTTGATAACCGTTCTCTTGATCGGCAAGAGGCAGGTTATGGCGAGATTTAAAGTTTTCAAACATGGTCCAAGGGGTGAGGGATTCAGAGAAGGTGGCGTAGCCTTTCTCTTTGAGTTTTTTTGCGAGTACTTCAAGCTCTTCATAGGTATGCGGTGCTTGACCATTCACTTTGGCCAAGATGTCTTTGTTGTAATAAAGAACCGGTGTTGAGCTATTAAATGGCATGCCGATCATTTTACCTGTGCTGTCGGCATAAAACTGACGAACCCCAGCAATGTACTCCTTCGAATCAAACTTGTAGCCCGCTTGAGTCAAAATATCCTGTACTGGTTTGGCAACTCCTTTAGCACTCATGATGGTGGCAGAACCGGCATCAAATACTTGCAGAATGTTTGGCGCATCACCGCCACGATACGCAGCGATGCCTGCGGTTAATGTTTCAGTATAAGTGCCTTTAAAAACGGGAGTAATTCGGTATTCGCTTTGTGATGCGTTGAAATCAGTGGCGATTTTGTTGACTGTTTCGCCCAATTGCCCACCCATTGCATGCCACCACGTAATGTTAGTGACAGCAAAACTGGGGCTGGAGATAGCCGCTGACATGATTCCTGCTAACCATAGCTTATTCATTGTGATTCCTTTTAGGTTTCGAACGAGAGTTGTTGGGTTTCGAATGCGATTTATGTTGCGGCAGGAATGTGTCGTTGCTGTGGAGGAAACATGGCAAAAACTTTAAGGATTTGTTGTAAATAACTGTTCTATCTGTCAATTGCACAAATCAGGTGCATATTTTAGCGTATATGCACTGTTTTGGTGTTTTGTTTTAGAATAACTCACTGATAATGTGAGATTTTATGAAATATTGTTGGATTGAAATAGCCAATAAACGCTATCATTAGCCATAGAATAGCAGGCAATAAGGCAGCTCAAACTCGCTTAGGAAAGCCATTGATTGAGTCTGCATGAACAAGGAACGAAGTATGAAGATAGGTATTATTGGTGCTGGCGCAGTCGG is a window of Vibrio porteresiae DSM 19223 DNA encoding:
- a CDS encoding fumarylacetoacetate hydrolase family protein, translating into MKLATLKNTRRDGQLIVVSRDLASYVAVPGIAHSLQEVMDHWDKMRPGLQEIYQNLNAGKRPDAGRFDPKKCHSPLPRAYHWADCSAYVHHVELVRKARGAQMPPSFWTDPLIYQGGSDTFLAPTDNIPLRNSKWGLDFEAEIAVITDDVPMGCTVEQAAKAIKLVMLVNDVSLRELIPGEIAKGFGFYQSKPSSSFSPVAVTPDELGPAWDGRRVMLPLISTLNGAVFGQPNAGTDMTFDFPHLICHAAKTRALCAGTILGSGTVSNHQPEDDSSLVANGGVGYSCIAERRMIEILQHGHANTEFLRAGDRIRLEMLDTQGKSIFGAIDQQVVEVS
- a CDS encoding DedA family protein, with product MSLQQLVAEYGYLAVAIGTFFEGETILVLGGFAAHRGYLDLFWVIVSAFAGTLFGDQLYYFIGRAKGKSAIDKRPKWKAKSARVFHLLNKHQILLILGFRFLYGIRTVTPFLIGASNVPPQRFIVLNVIGALIWAIAVGVLGYLFGNTVEIFLHNIKHYEMTFFAAVCFCGVVLWSWKRWKNVNK
- a CDS encoding homogentisate 1,2-dioxygenase, with translation MPNRIWYPHQEGICSKQAHADFPEQTFEREAGRDGFYGPATHFHHRHAPTGWSEWQGELRPRAFDLAKLSHSEHRSPWHAPLLLHNAQCKIRFWHLNQSMNALVRNADGDELLFIHAGSGALFCDYGHLVFSAGDYVLIPRGTIWRIEVEQPLAILMIENSGGRFGLPEKGLVGSHAIFDPAILRVPAIDEAFRHQYSEHTTLVYVKRGDTISTITYPFNPLDAVGWHGDLSVVSLNWRDIRPLMSHRYHLPPSAHTTFVAEGFVVCTFVPRPVESDAGALKVPFYHSNDDYDEVLFYHHGQFFSRDNIHPGMVTFHPAGFTHGPHPKAYHKAQTEPATFIDEVAVMIDTRNALSFTPQARKVELEDYVYSWQVR
- a CDS encoding methyl-accepting chemotaxis protein — encoded protein: MNNTNQQIIDQEVSFPKDMELVSTTDVRGYITYANEEFCRIAGFTLEELMNKNHNIVRHPSMPKEAFQDLWDHLKKEQNWRGAVKNRCKDGRYYWVDAFVTPIYENGKLVGYQSVRRNLTPAIRKRAEVAYAKLLNGQRAMPLFDFKASTKLTLSLIASIVLILGTIFVSPYLSVLLPFVYIVLFYGDIITNSRYNEELSGVYDSISRYIYCDHPKNNAEFHIRMQKGKVKTIVGRTLDSGRELLSKVKQMQQLSKNSQDNIEVQTEELEKISTAVEEMVATIHEVARNSAQTSDQVRNASQLCQMVMKNIHSTETKVVDLADEVNNSAAATDLLAEKIEQIDSVMNEIQGVAEQTNLLALNAAIEAARAGEQGRGFAVVADEVRALSQRTHKATEGIQSSMKEVVSTLTTLKKTMQAGEKAAQSCVEDTSNTKASVSDLSEAVRIIDDAATQISTAAEQQSVVAKEINENLTTIKDASGRNLNDANSVYELANDVQRKADQLANLGMSFKA
- the maiA gene encoding maleylacetoacetate isomerase — its product is MDKIELYSYWRSSAAYRVRIALNLKQIDYQQKAVNLLTGQGQPIEFHLLNPTGLVPVFVHNDVVLNQSLAIMLYLEEAFPKPALLPSGNDRYQVIAMAQDIISDIHPLNNLRVLRYLANPIGATQEQKGAWYHHWVHTGFSALESRLVACAGHYAFGDAVTMLDVCLVPQVYNAERFDVDMTDYPIICRITEKLRLHPAFVRALPENQPDAQ
- the hppD gene encoding 4-hydroxyphenylpyruvate dioxygenase gives rise to the protein MKLDDNPLGTDGFEFVEYTAASPEQISSLKKLFTQMGFAEIAKHRSKEAWLYRQGEIQFIVNAQPRSQAMEFATVHGPSVCGMAFRVRDAATAFDYACNHGANAHKTEIGPMELNIPAIEGIGGSVIYFVDRYGEHTIYDVDFVFYPDYRARLALVNTGLLCVDHLTHNVMRGHMDEWAEFYERIGNFREIRHFDIEGKYTGLLSRAMTSPCGKIRIPINESRDDQSQVEEFIRQYNGEGIQHIALSTNNIYQSVQTLRKLGMRFMVTPETYYDLIDKRISQHQEDVEKLKSLNILIDGDADNDGILLQIFTETVIGPVFFEIIQRKGNSGFGEGNFRALFESIEEDQVRRGVINNA